A region of Solibacillus isronensis DNA encodes the following proteins:
- a CDS encoding alanine/glycine:cation symporter family protein: MDWFGNILGEVNTILYSYVLIILLVGTGIFLTFKTKFIQFRLIKDMFKLITEAAPTDKSGKKGISSFQAFTISAASRIGTGNIAGVATAIALGGPGAIFWMWMIALIGAASALIESTLAQVYKVKDNSTGLFRGGPAYYMEKGLNKRWMGILFAIVITITYGFIFNSVQANTISIAFEESFGANRLVVGLVLAALTGIIVFGGLKRIVSFTQVVVPVMAILYIIIALIVVFLNISEIPGVFLLIIKSAFGLEEAFAGMIGAAIMNGIKRGLFSNEAGIGSAPNAAATADVSHPVKQGLIQALGVFIDTLVVCTATAAIVLLGDAYLQSDATSVNLTQASLVGNLGDWAGSFLAIIVFMFAFSTVIGNYYYGESNISFIKESKMGLLVFRIFVVLFVMFGSIAKVQIVWDLADLFMAFMAIINLIAVLQLWKVAKPVVNDYLNQRKQGKDPVFYKKNVPNIGDVECWGEDEELERKR, translated from the coding sequence ATGGATTGGTTTGGCAATATATTAGGTGAAGTAAATACAATATTATATTCATATGTACTAATAATTTTATTAGTAGGGACAGGTATATTTCTAACGTTCAAAACAAAGTTTATTCAATTTCGATTAATCAAAGATATGTTTAAACTTATAACAGAAGCGGCGCCAACAGATAAGTCAGGAAAAAAGGGGATATCTTCTTTCCAAGCTTTTACAATATCTGCCGCTTCACGCATCGGAACAGGTAATATTGCGGGTGTTGCGACGGCAATTGCTCTTGGTGGTCCCGGTGCAATATTTTGGATGTGGATGATTGCGCTTATCGGTGCAGCATCTGCGTTAATTGAAAGTACACTAGCACAAGTATATAAAGTTAAAGATAATAGTACTGGGTTGTTTCGTGGCGGCCCTGCTTATTATATGGAAAAAGGTTTAAATAAAAGATGGATGGGCATTCTTTTTGCCATTGTTATTACTATTACTTATGGCTTTATTTTTAATTCCGTCCAGGCAAATACGATTTCCATTGCATTTGAAGAGAGTTTTGGTGCCAATCGTTTAGTTGTAGGTTTAGTATTGGCTGCTTTAACAGGGATTATTGTTTTTGGTGGACTAAAGAGGATTGTTAGCTTTACTCAAGTAGTGGTTCCTGTTATGGCAATTTTGTATATTATAATCGCACTTATTGTTGTATTCCTCAATATTTCCGAAATTCCGGGTGTATTTCTCCTTATCATAAAGTCTGCCTTTGGATTGGAAGAAGCTTTTGCAGGAATGATTGGGGCGGCAATTATGAATGGTATTAAACGCGGATTATTCTCCAATGAAGCTGGGATAGGGTCTGCCCCTAACGCAGCAGCAACAGCGGATGTTTCCCATCCAGTTAAGCAAGGGTTGATTCAAGCTCTTGGTGTATTTATAGACACATTAGTCGTTTGTACTGCAACAGCAGCAATCGTATTATTAGGCGATGCATACCTTCAATCTGACGCAACTTCAGTTAATTTAACGCAAGCATCTTTAGTTGGTAATTTAGGCGATTGGGCAGGAAGCTTCTTAGCGATCATTGTATTTATGTTTGCCTTTAGTACGGTTATTGGCAATTACTATTATGGTGAATCGAATATTAGTTTTATAAAAGAATCAAAAATGGGCTTATTGGTATTCCGTATTTTTGTCGTACTTTTCGTTATGTTCGGCTCAATTGCAAAAGTACAAATTGTTTGGGATTTAGCGGATCTATTTATGGCCTTTATGGCAATCATCAACTTAATTGCTGTTCTTCAACTTTGGAAAGTGGCCAAACCGGTTGTTAATGATTATTTAAATCAGCGCAAGCAAGGCAAAGATCCAGTCTTCTATAAGAAAAACGTACCTAATATTGGTGATGTGGAATGCTGGGGAGAAGATGAAGAATTAGAAAGAAAACGTTAA